One window of the Babesia microti strain RI chromosome IV, complete genome genome contains the following:
- a CDS encoding ATP-binding cassette, sub-family E, member 1 (overlaps_old_locusTagID:BBM_III06510), whose protein sequence is MSKRKDKKKVESSTMDESRLRVAIINSDKCKPKKCRQECKRHCPVSNIGKLCIVVESTSKIACISENLCIGCGICVKKCPFEAINIINLPKDLNSETVHRYGPNTFKLHRLPVPKPGQVLGLVGTNGIGKSTALKILSGMLKPNLGKFDDPPEWQSIISYFRGSELQSYFTRMLEDNLTSVIKPQYVDNIPKQVVGTVSDILKVKADDPLYNELLTELELTHLMSRKISELSGGELQRFAICVAILKNTDVIMFDEPSSYLDIRQRIKAAKVMRQCINRDKFIIVEHDLSVLDYLSDYVCCLWGKPSAYGVVTTPFSVREGINIFLDGFIPTENLRFREESLSFKISTDTDINAEEIRRFHSYSYPMLEKKMGDFKLKIEPGNFSDSEIIVMLGENGTGKTTFIKMLAGLMNPDNDSDNLPRLRVSYKPQTISAKFDGSVRDLLYTKIRTKLGDPQFQTDVVKPMQIESLMDNHVQTLSGGELQRLALILAMGKPADIYLIDEPSAYLDSEQRIIASRVIKRFILHEKKSAFIVEHDFIMATYLADRVVVFEGVPGRECVALKPDLLAPGMNRFLKSLEITFRRDFTNYRPRINKLDSTKDKEQKSLGIYFSVDD, encoded by the exons ATGTCTAAGCGCAAGGATAAGAAAAAGGTGGAATCCTCCACTATGGATGAGTCTCGACTCCGTGTTGCAATTATAAATAGTGATAAGTGCAAGCCCAAAAAGTGTAGGCAGGAGTGCAAACGTCACTGTCCAGTTTCAAACATTG gcaaattatgtattgttGTTGAGTCAACGAGCAAAATCGCTTGTATATCAGAGAATCTATGTATTGGTTGTGGTATATGTGTAAAGAAATGTCCTTTTGAGgctataaatataattaatttgcctAAAGATTTAAACAGTGAAACAGTTCATCGTTATGGTCCTAATACTTTTAAATTACACAGATTACCCGTGCCTAAACCAGGACAA GTATTGGGACTGGTTGGTACAAATGGCATAGGTAAATCTACGGCCTTGAAGATTTTGAGTGGGATGCTAAAACCCAATCTAGGCAAATTTGACGATCCTCCGGAATGGCAATCAATCATATCTTACTTCAGGGGCTCTGAACTTCAAAGTTACTTCACTCGTATGCTAGAAGACAATTTAACATCTGTGATCAAACCGCAATATGTTGACAACATACCCAAACAAGTTGTTGGCACTGTTTCTGATATTCTAAAGGTTAAGGCAGATGACCCGCTATACAATGAATTACTAACGGAACTAGAACTTACTCACCTGATGTCAAGAAAAATATCTGAACTATCTGGCGGTGAATTGCAAAGATTTGCTATTTGCGTTGCAATACTTAAAAATACGGATGTCATCATGTTTGATGAGCCTAGCAGTTATTTAGACATTAGGCAACGTATAAAAGCAGCAAAAGTGATGCGACAGTGTATTAATCGCgataaattcatcata GTTGAGCACGATTTATCCGTACTAGACTATTTGAGCGATTATGTTTGTTGTCTATGGGGAAAACCATCAGCATATGGAGTAGTAACCACACCTTTTAGTGTTAGGGAAGGGATTAATATCTTTCTTGATG gtTTCATACCCACAGAAAATCTAAGGTTCAGGGAAGAATCACTGAGCTTCAAAATCTCCACCGATACTGATATTAATGCTGAAGAAATTAGAAGATTTCACTCGTATTCATATCCCATGTTGGAGAAAAAGATGGGCGATTTCaaactaaaaattgaaCCTGGTAACTTTTCAGACTCGGAAATAATAGTTATGCTCGGTGAAAATGGTACAGGGAAAACCACATTCATTAA aatgCTTGCCGGTCTGATGAATCCAGATAATGATTCGGATAATTTGCCACGGTTGAGAGTATCTTATAAACCACAAACTATATCTGCTAAATTTGATGGTTCAGTGCGAGATTTACTATATACCAAGATAAGGACCAAACTCGGAGACCCGCAATTCCAAACAGATGTGGTCAAACCTATGCAAATAGAGTCCCTAATGGACAACCACGTACAAACACTTTCCGGGGGGGAACTACAGAGATTGGCTTTAATATTAGCCATGGGCAAACCAGCAGATATTTACTTAATAGATGAACCTTCAGCCTATCTAGACTCAGAACAACGTATTATTGCCAGCAGGGTGATTAAACGTTTTATTTTACACGAGAAAAAATCGGCTTTCATTGTGGAGcatgattttataatgGCTACTTATTTAGCCGACAGAGTTGTTGTATTTGAAGGGGTTCCTGGCCGTGAATGCGTGGCTCTTAAACCAGATCTGTTGGCGCCTGGAATGAATCGCTTTTTGAAATCCCTAGAAATAACTTTTAGGCGCGATTTCACAAACTATAGGCCCAGaataaacaaattggaTTCCACTAAGGACAAGGAGCAGAAGAGTCTGGGTATCTATTTCAGTGTTGATGACTAG
- a CDS encoding apicoplast ribosomal protein S10 precursor, putative (overlaps_old_locusTagID:BBM_III06515), whose product MYVLCNVFFVLSTSIANFQIKHLSTLFFITSNYANYELLNSSNRIDLNYRSEYGENLKLDQTNNFTTLKAFKTPWFTRESAENDVSNEIDDKSVAVPAEKYIKNRTLRDAWIAMRNKHTSDQQKRLLSSWVGTTSSTPNGSGRLATDEFESTRAINEIEANSANLEEYYLNREYERHWHFGAEVPDHQIEKLDNSKFKLKTWPQNTYLRIKLLCAYRKYINLAVHRIRNAIQDTKSLKLTSVKTIPKKVNRFLIICSPTIDKRSKDHYEIEQHTRVLDIYPQDGIDTSKIEFSKLLLIPMPVQVKYESWFQEINGPTKSEFIHQQYIKKWISKYYIYNRDKKSKIEIINQLLEPENKEFMPLRWPNTFYSLYKIPLPQLEGMLKRVQKRRDLIRQYDIFNIQRPNIKPLPEVPDSRELKLNVVQIDD is encoded by the exons ATGTATGTGTTGTGTAAcgtattttttgtattatcAACCAGTATCGCAAATTTTCAGATCAAACACTTAAGTACTTTGTTTTTTATAACATCAAATTATGCTAATTATGAACTACTAAATAGTTCAAATCGCATCGACCTCAACTATCGCAGCGAATATGGTGAAAATTTGAAGTTGGATCagacaaacaattttacaa CTCTAAAAGCCTTCAAAACTCCTTGGTTTACCCGTGAAAGTGCTGAAAATGATGTGAGCAATGAgattgatgataaatctGTTGCTGTCCCTGCAG AAAAGTATATTAAAAACAGAACACTTCGCGATGCTTGGATAGCCATGCGTAACAAGCACACATCAGACCAACAGAAGAGACTTTTGTCTTCCTGGGTTGGTACGACATCGTCAACACCCAATGGGTCTGGTAGATTGGCTactgatgaatttgaatccACTAGGGCAatcaatgaaattgaagCGAATTCTGCCAATTTGGAGGAGTATTATCTCAATAGGGAGTATGAACGTCACTGGCATTTTGGCGCGGAA GTCCCAGATcatcaaattgaaaaattggacaattcaaaattta aACTGAAGACATGGCctcaaaatacatatttgagaattaaattgttgtgTGCCTACcgaaaatatataaatttggcaGTACACCGAATTAGGAATGCCATTCAGGACACCAAAAGCCTAAAACTGACTTCAGTGAAGACTATACCAAAAAAGGTTAATAGATTTCTAATAATATGCTCCCCTACTATTGACAAGAGATCTAAAGATCACTATGAAATTGAGCAGCATACGAGAGTTTTAGATATTTATCCACAAGATGGCATTGACACTAGTAAAATCg aATTTAGCAAGTTATTACTAATCCCCATGCCAGTACAAGTTAAATATGAGTCGTGGTTTCAGGAGATTAATGGGCCTACCAAGAGTGAATTTATTCATCAGCAATACATAAAGAAGTGGATatccaaatattacatttacAACAGA GACaaaaaatctaaaattgaaataatcAATCAACTTCTAGAGCCGGAAAATAAGGAATTTATGCCATTACGTTGGCCTAACACCTTCTACAGTCTATATAAAATACCCTTGCCACAATTGGAAGGGATGCTTAAGAG AGTTCAAAAAAGACGAGATTTAATTAGGcaatatgatatttttaacattcaAAGGCCAAACATAAAACCTTTACCCGAGGTTCCTGATTCTAGAGAACTGAAACTAAATGTTGTTCAAATTGATGATTAA
- a CDS encoding Glycoprotease family (overlaps_old_locusTagID:BBM_III06520) encodes MLNIPTTHYAHCVVTTLCYSFSLCEDVCYWMITKLHFMLILQCIYAFLIYIYISYGLNHSEPINVYHNLAYQYRKYRNNHINFLSNNASNVTLYCKNKHILLNRRNDYLEDYTTYERILQSSPIQGLNLPEKYYILAIETSCDDTAVAILDNTGNVISEYNKNQSHIIEKYKGIHPAEAKIQHEKCIHQGIEQVFTDSKISVSDIGFIVVTRGPGLELCLRVGYNTALEFGKLHNLPVIASNHLASHIITPIYDSLHLQSSTFCNQEALEYPFLALLLSGGHSQIYVVTSPITYFLLCDSVDSYMGSSLDKAARMLGLYLGNNGAPSLELAAQKGIDGVYCFKEPLNHTQACQFSFSGINSQLERYIALELNKNSIDTVDKLPISVVNNLARGVQSITISHVITQIDKAIDVAETLFGINKLAIVGGVACNQELILRLSEHLHNRNTYEYQKKLSNKFINRQLKIIRKFRNCKRMPKDKLHSISTSDLILKLWNGDISSIYPSKFRTKRNNNMAYVFNNEMWNIILNTFLASIDSLEIQKIVNGLIHLHDTSLHNVVEIAKFSSMSLLNAIINMNNTLLPNRFINSVNYTDKEWKIFVSTMKRCRDNAPMAAWSVLEKLRNNLNIYPIYDVDKLIFDNNDGSSIDVYDKWDLSIHRNLDILCEICKLDAMKLLYDNYNIN; translated from the exons ATGTTAAACATACCCACAACACACTACGCACATTGTGTAGTGACAACTCTCTGTTACTCTTTCTCTTTATGTGAGGATGTTTGTTATTGGATGATCACTAAGTTACATTTCATGTTGATTTTACAATGTATATACGCTTTcttaatttatatatatatttcttATGGTTTAAATCACAGTGAACCCATTAATGTATATCACAATCTAGCATATcaatatcgcaaatatcgcaataaTCACATCAATTTTCTTTCAAACAATGCTTCTAATGTCACTTTATACTGtaaaaataaacatatacTTTTAAATCGACGCAATGATTACTTAGAAGACTATACTACCTATGAGAGGATCCTACAGTCATCTCCGATACAAGGATTAAATTTGCCCGAgaaatattacattttgGCCATAGAAACTAGCTGTGATGATACGGCTGTTGCTATACTCGACAA TACTGGAAATGTAATATCCGAGTACAACAAGAACCAGTCACATATAATAGAAAAGTACAAGGGTATCCATCCAGCAGAAGCTAAAATTCAGCACGAAAAATGCATACATCAAGGTATAGAACAAGTTTTCACTGATTCTAAAATTTCAGTGAGTGATATTGGATTTATTGTTGTTACTAGAGGCCCAGGACTTGAATTGTGTCTGAGAGTTGGGTATAATACAGCTCttgaatttggaaaattacataatttgcCTGTAATTGCCTCTAATCATCTTGCATCTCACATTATAACTCCAATTTATGATTCACTTCACTTACAATCTTCCACCTTTTGTAATCAGGAg GCATTGGAATATCCATTCTTAGCTTTATTGCTTTCGGGAGGCCACTCTCAAATATATGTCGTCACCAGTCCAATCACCTACTTTTTATTATGCGATTCAGTGGATTCTTATATGGGATCTTCGCTAGATAAGGCAGCAAg GATGTTAGGGCTGTATTTGGGTAATAATGGAGCGCCCAGTTTGGAATTAGCAGCGCAGAAAGGCATAGATGGGGTATATTGTTTTAAGGAACCACTGAATCATACTCAAGCGTGCCAATTTAGTTTCTCAGGCATCAATTCCCAACTTGAGCGCTACATAGCATTGGAGCttaataaaaattccattGATACTGTAGATAAATTACCTATAAGTGTTGTAAATAATCTGGCAAGGGGGGTACAAAGCATAACTATATCGCACGTAATAACACAGATAGACAAGGCCATAGATGTAGCTGAAACTCTATTTGGCATAAACAAACTTGCAATTGTGGGCGGGGTAGCCTGCAATCAGGAACTTATACTAAGATTAAGTGAACATCTTCATAACAGGAACACATACGaatatcaaaaaaaattgtcaaataaGTTCATTAACAgacaattgaaaataataaggAAGTTTAGAAACTGCAAACGCATGCCAAAGGATAAGTTACATAGCATTTCAACAAGTGACttaattttaaaacttTGGAATGGTGATATCTCTTCTATTTACCCTTCTAAATTTAGAACAAAGCGCAATAACAACATGGCGTACGTGTTTAATAACGAGATGTGGAATATAATACTCAACACTTTCTTGGCTTCCATAGATTCACTGGAAATTCAGAAAATAGTCAATGGGCTTATACATCTACATGATACATCACTTCATAACGTCGTtgaaattgccaaattttcatcCATGTCCCTGTTAAATGCgattataaatatgaataacACATTACTGCCCAATCGATTCATTAATAGCGTTAATTATACTGATAAAGAATGGAAAATATTCGTTTCAACAATGAAAAGATGCAGGGACAACGCGCCTATGGCTGCTTGGAGTGTGCTAGAAAAATTACgcaataatttaaacatcTATCCTATATACGATGTCGACAAGTTGATATTCGATAACAATGATGGAAGCAGTATCGatgtatatgataaatGGGACTTGTCCATACATAGaaatttggatattttgtgtgaaatttgtaaattagaTGCGATGAAACTACTATATGACAATTATAACATCAATTAA
- a CDS encoding hypothetical protein (overlaps_old_locusTagID:BBM_III06525): protein MDSIEYNKKFRVSSSTISSKSSSSIPIDDSIHYNHTRSSSQSDSQCLNIFGKRRSIYYDDNCQSSEKISDHLSLEEFNNSKSGYNEEGIYVEAIIPNVRKFLNLITSLYIENSNKRYSQTNRINDCPIYFKFDQKNIKIHHISESKSLYTCLILEVDELLSYNIYRKNDDLINSLEFTIDFHAIILSLVTFNPNSSFKLCFDSNYGLLVLEEIFPKRFNLKTNNQQCITCKIKTMQNNSFDIPIDIVKITQDSRSNSDYGNDTISIYSNYLYSCLYDITSDFSNGKLVLAIFPEDDSLNSVLVMAKSQPTISTQWNFRMDCEIFEKFKITSKHEYYYSIRSWAQITKGIKNSKLVNILVQSNGILLLEIEGHNITNNEVKLGKSAHKIYYYLYPIT from the exons ATGGACTCTATCGAATACAATAAGAAGTTTCGAGTTTCATCTTCCACAATATCCAGTAAATCAAGCAGCTCAATCCCTATTGATGATTCTATCCACTACAATCACACACGTTCTTCATCGCAATCTGATTCACAGTGTCTAAATATATTCGGAAAGAGGAGATCAATTTATTACGATGATAATTGCCAGTCCTCTGAAAAAATTTCTGATCACTTATCGCTCGAAGAATTTAACAATTCTAAATCTGGATATAATGAGGAGGGAATTTATGTAGAAGCAATTATCCCTAATGTCAGAAAGTTTTTAAACCTAATCACTTCACtttatattgaaaattcaa ACAAGAGATATAGTCAGACAAATAGGATCAATGACTGCCCTATATACTTCAAATTTGACCAAAAAAACATTAAGATTCATCATATTTCTGAATCCAAATCATTGTATACTTGTTTAATACTTGAGGTGGATGAACTTTTGAGCTATAAtatttatcgcaaaaatgACGATTTGATAAACTCTCTGGAATTTACAATAGATTTTCACGccataatattatcattggTCACATTCAATCCAAAT TCGTCATTTAAATTATGCTTTGACTCCAATTATGGATTGCTTGTGCTGGAGGAGATTTTTCCAAAACgatttaatttaaaaacCAATAACCAGCAATGCATCACTTGTAAGATTAAGACAAtgcaaaataattcattcgATATACCCATCGATATTGTCAAGATCACACAAGACTCTAGATCGAATTCGGATTATGGTAATGATACTATCTCAATTTATTCTAACTACTTGTACAGCTGTCTATATGATATTACATCAGATTTTAGTAATGGGAAGCTTGTGCTAGCAATATTCCCAGAAGATGACTCCCTAAACTCAGTGTTAGTTATG GCAAAAAGTCAACCAACAATATCTACACAGTGGAACTTCAGGATGGattgtgaaatatttgaaaagttCAAAATAACATCTAAACATGAATACTACTACAGTATTCGATCATGGGCACAAATTACTAAGGGAATTAAGAATTCAAAACTTGTTAACATACTGGTGCAATCAAATGGTATATTGTTGTTAGAGATCGAAGGACATAATATCACAAACAATGAGGTTAAACTTGGTAAATCTGCACATAAAATCTACTACTATTTATATCCTATCACAtaa
- a CDS encoding UPF0160 protein MYG1 mitochondrial (overlaps_old_locusTagID:BBM_III06530) codes for MLCYLYTFLLLFTSIQRQLSIRISTFHPIHIHFLMSKLVKKLASHNGSFHCDDALAISLLRMLPEYAESQLIRTRDPELLDKCDVVVDVGSIYDPQNCRFDHHQRGFNTFFSDKHHVTKLSASGLIYRHFGKRILTEKFAVKPEHLDIVYVAVYDSFLEAIDAIDNGVEICDGKLKYRDNTGLSSRVALLNPTWLDENPNYDEQFEKAVTLTGNEFVSAVNRVYNIWFPAREIVLNAYNNRLNVHKSGKVIELSRHCPYYEHLYAIEESNRDSSNNNIIYFVIFKTLKQWRCTCMRNKDSSFICRLPFPEHLRGLRGEELVNKSEIENLEFVHHSGFTCGGSTMESIIQLIDMTLAN; via the exons atgcTATGCTATCTATATACATTTCTTTTATTGTTTACAAGCATTCAAAGACAATTATCTATTAGAATTTCCACATTTCACCCTATACATATTCATTTCCTCATGTCTAAGCTTGTTAAAAAGCTAGCCTCCCATAATGGTTCTTTCCATTGTGATGATGCCCTTGCAATATCCCTATTAAGAATGTTGCCAGAGTATGCAGAATCACAATTAATTCGCACCAGGGATCCTGAATTACTTGACAAATGCGATGTTGTTGTAGATGTAGGTTCGATATATG ACCCACAGAATTGTAGATTTGACCATCATCAACGTGGTTTTAACACTTTCTTTAGCGATAAACATCATGTGACCAAGCTCAGTGCCTCTGGTTTGATATATAGACATTTTGGCAAGAGAATCTTAACAGAAAAATTTGCCGTCAAACCAGAACATCTAGATATCGTATATGTAGCAGTTTATGACTCATTTCTGGAGGCTATAGATGCTATTGACAATGGAGTAGAGATCTGCGACGGGAAATTAAAGTACCGTGATAACACTGGTCTTTCTTCTAGAGTAGCCCTTCTTAATCCAACATGGTTGGATGAAAATCCAAATTATGAT GAACAATTCGAAAAAGCAGTAACACTTACTGGCAATGAATTTGTCTCTGCAGTAAATAGGGTGtataat ATTTGGTTTCCAGCAAGGGAAATAGTTTTAAATGCTTACAATAATCGCCTCAACGTTCATAAATCAGGAAAAGTTATTGAATTATCCAGACACTGTCCATACTAT GAACATTTATACGCAATAGAAGAGTCAAATCGGGATAGTAGcaataataacataatttattttgtaatattcAAAACCCTTAAACAGTGGCGTTGCACTTGTATGAGAAACAAAGATTCAAGTTTTATCTGTAGATTGCCCTTCCCTGAACATTTAAGGG GATTAAGGGGAGAAGAATTGGTTAATAAGTCAGAGATAGAAAATCTCGAATTCGTCCATCATTCTGGATTTACTTGCGGTGGGAGTACTATGGAAAGCATCATACAATTAATAGATATGACGTTAGCTAACTAA
- a CDS encoding conserved Plasmodium protein, unknown function (overlaps_old_locusTagID:BBM_III06535), translating to MALGSNNNTAVPNPLNTSSSLQDCDFATRHLKNFLSSAGILVKFQNGLENNTCASSFINENANSRSDHDIKLNSDKLVTNHILDKINGPATNLGANYNDKNIHGAHVYAGPMCQKLPASDQASPMPFVNGKYVSIHGSNVLSKGFTANANKKDVVKGRKSVGNKITAQKTSTSANHFALPLYMRAPAPSSVPIPKQLLKDL from the coding sequence ATGGCTCTGGGAAGTAATAATAACACCGCCGTACCAAATCCACTAAATACTTCATCTAGTTTGCAAGACTGCGATTTTGCCACGAGACATCTTAAAAACTTTCTGTCAAGTGCTGGAATATTAgttaaatttcaaaatggATTGGAAAACAACACATGTGCGTCTTCCTTTATTAACGAAAATGCTAATTCTCGTAGCGACCATGATATAAAGTTAAATTCTGACAAACTCGTTACCAATCACATATTGGACAAGATTAATGGTCCTGCAACCAACTTAGGTGctaattataatgataaaaatattcatgGAGCCCATGTATATGCGGGACCCATGTGCCAAAAGTTGCCTGCGTCTGATCAGGCCTCTCCCATGCCATTTGTCAACGGCAAGTACGTTTCTATTCATGGCTCTAATGTGTTATCTAAGGGTTTCACTGCCAATGCCAATAAGAAGGATGTTGTGAAGGGTCGTAAAAGTGTCggtaataaaattactgCCCAAAAAACATCAACATCTGCAAATCATTTCGCTCTGCCCCTATATATGAGGGCGCCTGCGCCATCATCCGTTCCTATTCCGAAACAATTACTCAAGgatttataa
- a CDS encoding RIOK2, RIO kinase 2 (overlaps_old_locusTagID:BBM_III06540): MRLDATNFANLGSKDFRILTAIEVGMKNHEYVPVPLIISIANLPSCGIRRIITNLHKLKLVAHWNKQYDGYKLTYLGLDYLALRTFSLGGIIESVGRRIGVGKEADVHIAKESKGELVVIKFHRLGRKSFRTIKLNRDYLGKRSYASWMYLAQIAAKKEYSYLLSMYEKDFPVPKPIEINRHAIVMQYIDGVPLSQVRVLKTPRNTLETLFKLIIDMAEIGIIHGDFNEFNLIVDEGNDKLYLIDFPQVIPIYHQNAATYFNRDVNCIVELFNRKFKVIACDYPKFEDVVSDELIHSIRSAQPHLKINNGDEIALQNFFQHNSSYVTSENDSDSSLYSPNDEKESDIHESGSDEYKNGEGYQTILKNDTDSDNIIDDDDATEVTSDSESADNYHIKKSNPIQIWRPYISRNREKNIQENVRNKLRNKSKSEQRKNCRQNKIKYNFEH; the protein is encoded by the exons ATGAGACTTGATGCtacaaattttgcaaatttggGATCAAAAGACTTTAGAATTTTGACTGCCATTGAAGTTGGCATGAAGAATCATGAATATGTCCCAGTGCCcctaataatatcaattgcAAACCTCCCCTCCTGCGGGATTAGGAGAATCATAACCAACCTTCATAAGCTCAAACTTGTCGCCCATTGGAACAAGCAATATGATGGATATAAACTAACATATTTGGGCCTAGACTATTTGGCATTAAGGACATTTAGCCTCGGTGGTATCATTGAGTCTGTAGGCAGACGAATCGGCGTGGGAAAAGAGGCAGATGTTCACATTGCTAAAGAGTCTAAAGGAGAATTGGttgtaataaaatttcatagGCTGG GTAGAAAATCCTTCCGCACAATTAAGCTCAATCGAGATTATCTAGGGAAGCGCAGTTATGCTAGTTGGATGTATTTGGCCCAAATTGCTGCAAAAAAAGAGTACTCCTACTTACTTTCTATGTATGAAAAGGATTTCCCAGTGCCAAAACCAATAGAAATTAATAGGCATGCCATCGTAATGCAGTACATAGACGGCGTACCTTTATCGCAG GTCCGAGTACTTAAAACCCCCAGAAATACACTAGAAACCTTGTTTAAGTTAATTATTGACATGGCTGAAATTGGTATTATCCACGGAGACTTTAATGAATTCAATTTAATCGTTGATGAGGGGAATGACAAATTGTACTTGATCGACTTCCCGCAAGTGATTCCAATATATCACCAAAATGCGGCGACGTACTTTAACAGAGATGTAAATTGCATCGTTGAACTTTTTAATAGAAAATTCAAGGTTATTGCATGTGATTACCCCAA GTTCGAAGACGTTGTGTCTGATGAACTAATTCATAGTATCAGATCTGCACAGCCTCATTTAAAGATCAACAATGGAGATGAAATTGCgttgcaaaatttttttcaacaCAACAGCAGTTATGTTACAAGTGAAAATGATAGTGATAGTTCTCTATATTCAccaaatgatgaaaaagAATCTGATATCCATGAATCAGGAAGTGATGAATATAAGAATGGCGAAGGttatcaaacaattctAAAAAATGATACCGATAGTGATAACATcattgatgatgatgatgcTACCGAAGTAACGTCAGATAGTGAGTCGGCAGATAATTACcatataaaaaaatcaaaccCTATCCAAATTTGGCGTCCATACATATCAAG GAATAGGGAGAAAAACATACAAGAGAATGTCCGAAACAAGCTTAGAAACAAGTCCAAGTCGGAGCAGCGAAAGAATTGTAGACAGAACAAAATTAAGTATAACTTCGAACATTAG
- a CDS encoding mitochondrial ribosomal protein L21 precursor, putative (overlaps_old_locusTagID:BBM_III06545): MVLSLLGNVVKNSCIARHSLFNYINKRQLVFHKTRRVVGHKLEFISGKHRSMKINPPKVPIHPTEDVSKNMNLFETYRDLRLRWKKSTSSRRKRLRIARKWRLPNNIFPMPEPTCIFVKHSNLPFTRTNPSSYSEFPQSIINKYTDKNFTMYPPDDIKDDILHEKIPIFCIFKSGPHYQHKVTIGDLVQAEKLHRKSAGDKVTFGTVLLVGSRDWTIIGKPTVPYAKVNATIEQQTLCGEQISFYYRKKNRTSKFRRIRHYVTILRIDNIIVDSNYKAKNEVIKPKRLLDLWSNRWLYNHELQVLNNIDNNCTDNTYERKHDPSSDECEVHKNLQHTYHKKGISDCYRWFPDPFTKHRSL; encoded by the exons ATGGTGCTATCGTTGCTTGGTAATGTCGTGAAAAACAGTTGTATCGCTAGACATAGCCTATTTAACTATATTAATAAGAGACAACTAGTATTTCACAAAACTAGAAGAGTTGTAGGTCACAAATTG GAATTCATCAGTGGTAAACATAGGTCTATGAAGATAAATCCTCCAAAAGTCCCTATTCATCCCACAGAAGATGTTTCCAAAAATATGAATCTATTTGAAACATATCGTGATCTCCGTTTGAGATGGAAAAAATCTACATCTTCACGCCGTAAGAGACTGAGGATTGCTAGGAAGTGGAGACTACCAAACAACATTTTTCCAATGCCTGAACCTActtgtatttttgttaaacACTCAAATCTTCCGTTTACTAGAAca aatCCCTCATCGTATTCAGAATTCCCCCAATCtatcattaataaatatactgATAAAAACTTCACAATGTACCCTCCTGATGATATAAAAGATGATATTCTACATGAAAAAATACCCATTTTTTGCATTTTCAAATCAGGACCTCATTACCAGCATAAA GTTACAATTGGTGACTTGGTGCAGGCGGAAAAATTGCATCGTAAATCAGCAG gtgaTAAAGTTACATTTGGTACAGTGTTACTAGTTGGATCACGTGACTGGACGATTATCGGTAAACCAAc CGTTCCCTATGCCAAAGTAAATGCCACAATTGAACAGCAAACACTTTGCGGTGAACAAATTAGTTTTTATTATCGTAAAAAAAACAGAACTTCCAAATTTAGACGCATTAGGCACTATGTCACAATTTTACGCATAGATAACATAATTGTTGACAGTAATTATAAG GCAAAGAATGAAGTGATAAAACCAAAGAG ATTGCTAGATCTATGGTCTAATAGGTGGCTATATAATCATGAATTGCAagttctaaataatattgacAACAATTGCACTGACAACACATATGAACGTAAACATGACCCTAGTAGTGATGAATGCGAAGTACACAAAAACCTACAACATACTTATCATAAGAAAGGGATTAGTGATTGTTATAG atggTTCCCAGATCCATTCACCAAACATCGCAGCTTATAA